The Eggerthella guodeyinii sequence CTGACGGAGGCGCGCCGCGGTGGAGCGGGGGCCGTGACGCATTCGCGGGGACGCGGCGCGCCTGTCGCCGCTACCCCCCCCCGAGGGGCGCAGGGCGAATGTTTCACGTGAAACATTTGTTCCAGTTCCCCGCTCGGCGCATAGGCCCTTCGCGGGGTCGAGCGGCAGGCGGGGCGTTCGCTCCTACTGCACGATCTGGCGGCGGGCTTCCGCGCGGGCCCAGGCGTCGAGCTCCTCGAGCTGGCCGAGGCTCTCCACATGCTGGACGCCGTCGCGTTCGTGGGCGTCCATGACGGCCTCGACGCACTGGGCGATGCCTAAGTAGCTGCCCTCTTCGGCGAGGAACGCGGCCACGGCCACCTCGTTCGCGGCGTTCATGACGCAGGGCAGCGTGCCGCCGCGCTCGCCGGCCGCGCGGGCCAGCGCGAGGCAGCGGAACGTGTCGGTGTCGGGCGCGGCGAACTCGAGGCTGCCGAGCTTCGTGAAATCGAGCGGCTCGACGGGCGCGTCCCAGCGCTCCGGGTACGACAGCGCGAACTGGATGGGGATGCGCATGTCGGTGGTGCCGAGGTGGGCCTTCACACTGCCGTCGGAGTACTCCACCATGGAGTGGATGGCGCTCTGCGGCTGCACGACCACGCTGATGCGGTCGTAGGGCATGGAGAACAGATGGTGCGCCTCGATGACCTCGAGCCCCTTGTTCATGAGCGTGGACGAGTCGATGGATATCTTCGCGCCCATGTTCCACGTGGGATGCGCAAGCGCCTGAGCGGGCGTGATGTCGGCGAGGTCGGCGCGCGTGCGCCCGCGGAAGGGGCCGCCCGACGCCGTCACCCACAAGCGCGACACTTCGCGCGGGTCCTCGCCCAGCAGGCACTGGTAGATGGCCCCGTGCTCCGAGTCGATGGGCATGAGGCGCCCCGGCTCGGCCGCCAGGGGCATGATGAGGTCGCCGCCCACCACGAGGGATTCCTTGTTCGCCAGCGCGAGCACCTTGCCCGCCGCGAGCGTCTCGTAGCTGGCGCGCAGGCCGGCGGCGCCCACGAGCGCGTTCACCACGATGTCGGCTTCGGGAAGGCGCACGAGGTCCACCACGGCGTCGGCGCCGAACCCGAGCGACCCCTCGCCGCCCGCGTTGCGGCACGCCACGGCCTCGGCCAGCGACGACGGCACGCTTGCGGCCGACTGCGCGCCGCTGCGCGCCTGCGCGGCCAGCTCGTCGGCTATCGGCTCCCCCGCCAGGCGCTCGTCGCCCACCGCGAGGTGGCGCACGCCGAACGCGCGCGCCTGCGCCAACAGCTCGTCGGCCCGCGTGTTCACCGCGAGGCCCACCACGTCCAGCTTGTCGGGATGGCGGCGCACCACGTCGAGCGTCTGCGTGCCGATGGAACCCGTGGAACCCAACACAACGATGCGTCTCATGCGCGCCTCCTAGAGCAGCGGAACGGGGAACGGGATGCAGCCGAAGCCCAGCAGCAGGATGGCCGAGGTGACGGCCACCAGGAACAGCGAGTCGCAGCGGTCGAGCAGGCCGCCGTGGCCCGGCATGATGGTGCCGGAGTCCTTGAAGCCCGAGTTGCGCTTGATGCGGCTCTCGGCCAGATCGCCGAGCACGCCCATCAAGCCGCTGATCAGGCCGAACATCAGCGCCTGCGGGATGGACATCGTCACGCCCGGGATGAGCGTCATGAGGCACCAGAACGCCGCGGACCCGACGAGCCCGGCGATGAAGCCCTCCCAGCTCTTCTTCGGGCTCGTGCGCGGCGCCAGCTTGTGCTTGCCGATCTTGCTGCCCACGAGGTAGGCGAACGAGTCGTTCGCCCACACGCTGAAGAAGATGCCGAGCGCCAGCACGCCGCCCCACGGCTGGGGCAGCGCCGTGCGGATGACCACGAGACCCGACAGCAGCATGCCGCAGTACGCGGCGCCGAAGAAGCTCACGCCCACGTCGGGCACGCGCGCTCGCATCCAGAACACGTACCACACGATCAAGGCCAGCAGCAACGCGAGGCTCACGAACAGCGCGCCGTTCAATCCCAGCAGGAACACGCTGAGCGGGTACAGCATGGCCGCGATGATGCCGAGCATCTCGTTGGGCAGCTTCGCGTCCGACCGCAGCATGTAGTAGAACTCGCCCGCCGTGATGCCGGCCGTGACCACGAGGAACGCCACTGTGGTCCAATCGCTGATGAGGATGCACAGCACCGACAGCGCCACGTACACGAAGCCCGTGCGGAAACGCACCTGCAGGTCGGTGGCGTTCTTCAGCTTCTTGGGGGTTTTCTCGTAGGCGAAATCCTTGATGCGCCCCGTGCGCTTGCGGTCGTCGCCCGCCTCAACCTGTTCGTCGGGCCGCGATGCCACCTACTTCACCGCCCCGAATCGCCGATCGCGCGACTGGAATTCCAGCAGCGCGCGTAGAAGCTCGTAGCGGTCGAAGTCCGGCCACAGCGTCTCGGTGCACACGAACTCGGAATAGGCGATCTGCCACAGCAGGAAGTTCGACACGCGCATCTCGCCGCTCGTGCGGATGAGCAGGTCGGGATCGGGAATGTCCGCCGTGTACAGGTGGCGCGCCAGCGTCTCCTCGCTCAAAGGCTCGGGGGCGCGGCCCTCGCGCAGCGCGGCGTGCGCGCCGTCCATGTAGGACTGCATGGCGTCGAGCAGCTCGACGCGGCCGCCATAGTTCACGGCCACGACCAGCGTCATGCCGTCGTTGTCCTTCGTCTTCTCCCACGCCTTCGCGAACGCGTCGCGCGTTTTCTTCGGCAGCTCGTCGGTGCGGCCGATGGTCATGACGCGCACGCCCTCCTCGTGCAGGCCGTCGACCTCGGCGAGCATCGTGGTGGCGAACAGGTTCATGAGGCCGATGACCTCGTCCTGCGGGCGCTTCCAGTTCTCGGACGAGAACGAGTAGATGGTGAGGTAGCGCACGCCCACGTCGGACGCGCAGCGGATGGTCTCGCGCACCGCTTCGATGCCGGCCTTGTGGCCGAACAGGCGGTTCTTCCCGCGCTCCTTCGCCCAGCGCCCGTTGCCGTCCATGATGACGGCCACGTGCTGCGGCACCGCCGCAGGGTCGAGACGGGTCGGGTCGAGATCCGCAGGAGGGTTCGGGAATATGTAGTCGAGCGACTTGTTCAAGAGTACCTCGCAAAACACCCAGGTTGGCGTAGTAAGTCAGCGAGGGCTTTCGCGGTGCCCGAGATCGTGGGGATGGCGATGGCGAAGCGTACTTCGGTACGCAAGTCATCGGCATCGCCGCGAGATCGGGCGCCCCGGAAGCCCGCAGCGTCGAGCGGTTCCGGCGGTCGGCAGACCGCCGGAACGTTAAATCTCCATCACTTCGGCTTCCTTCTTCTTGAACGCCTCGTCGATGTCGGCGATGTACTTGTCGGTGAGCTTCTGCACCTCGGCCTGGCCGCGACGCTCGTCGTCCTCGGGGAGGCTCTCCTCCTTGACGGCGCGCTCGATGGCGGCGTTCGCGTCGCGACGGGCGTTGCGCACGGCCACGCGCGCCTCCTCGGCGTACGTCTTGCACTGCTTCACCAGCTCGCGACGGCGCTCCTCGGTGAGCGCGGGGAACGGCAGGCGGATGACGGAACCGTCGTTCGACGGCGTCACGCCCAGATCGCTCTGCATGATCGCGTGCTCGATGGCGCCGAGCACGCCCTTGTCCCACGGCTCGATGACCAGCATGTGCGCGTCGGGCGTCTTGACGCCCGCCATCTGGTTCACCGGCGTCGGCACGCCGTAGTAGTCCACCCTGATGCGATCGAGCACCATGGCGTTCGCGCGCCCGGTGCGGACGGACGCAAACGCCTCGCCCAGCGAAGCCAGCGCCTTGTCCATGCGCTCCTCGGCCTGCAACATGCTATCGTCTATACTCATCCCGATTCCTTTCACCCTGCTCCTCGCAACGCGCCAACCGCAAAACGGCGCGCACGCGCATGCGCTCTTGCTATTCTACCGCGATTCTACCGTGGTTCCGACGTCTTCGCCCTTCAAAGCGCGCGAAATGTTGCCTTTGACCGTCAGGTCGAACACGATCATGGGCACGTCGTTGTCCATGCACAGCGACGTGGCCGTGGAGTCCATGACGTTGAGGCCTCGCGACAGCACGTCCATGTAGCTGATGCGGTCGAAGCGCTGGGCGTCGGGGTTCTTCTTGGGATCGCTGTCGTACACGCCGTCCACCTTCGTGGCCTTCATCAGCACGTCCACGTCCAGCTCGCACGCACGCAGCGCCGCCGTGGTGTCGGTGGTGAAGTACGGGTTGCCCGTGCCAGCGGCCAGAATGACCACGCGGCCCTTCTCCATATGACGGATGGCGCGACGGCGGATGTAGGGCTCGGACACTTCCTGCATGTTGATGGCGCTCTGCACGCGGGAGAAGATACCGTGGCGCTCGAAGGCGTCCTGGAGGGCGAGCGCGTTCATCACCGTGGCCAGCATGCCGATGTAGTCGGCCTGCGCGCGGTCCATACCCTCGGCCGAGCCGGCCAGCCCGCGGAAGATGTTGCCGCCGCCCACGACGACGGCCATCTGCACGCCGGAGCGCACGATTTCGGCGATCTGGTCGGCGAGGTCGTCCACCACCTTCGGATCGATGCCGTAGCCGACGTCGCCCGCCAGCGCCTCGCCAGACAACTTGAGCAGCACGCGGTCGTATCGGTATCCTTCAGACATAAGCCTTATCCTCTCGGTGGTCGTTCATATAGGTTGTTCTAACCGCCCATCTTACCTGAAAATGAAAACGACCGCGTCAAGCTCGCGGCCGTTTTCAGGCATTTCACGCAAAGGACAGAGGAAGGGGCCCTTCACGCACAACGGCCCCCGCTGGGGAAGCGGGGGCCGTCGAAGGAGAGGAGATGGCAGGGAGGGGTTACGCCGCGTCCTGCTGGGAGCTGCTGGAGCCGCCGCCGAAGAGGCGCTCGAGCATGGACTCCTGGGCGTTGTTCTGCTGGGTCGAAGCGCTTTGCGTGCTCTCGTCGGAGCCGAGCGTGACCTCGACTTGCTTGGTCTCGCCGTTGCTGTTCACTTCGAGCGTCACCTTGTCGCCGGGGTTCTTGGAGCGGACGTCCAGCATGAGGTCGCTGGCAGATTCCACGTTCTCGCCGTCGAACTTGGTGATGATGTCGCCTTCCTTCAGGCCGGCCTCGGCGGCGCCGGAACCCTCGCTGACGGCGGCCACGTAGGCGCCGGAGTCAACGGACAGGCCGTAGCGCTGCGCGTTCTGGGCGTTCACCGTGGACAGCGACACGCCGAGCTGCGCATGGGTCGGGGTCTTGCCGTCGATGATCTGCTGCGCGAGGTTCACCGCGTAGTTCACCGGGATGGCGAAGCCGACGCCGGAGTAGTTGCCGGAGTAGGACGTGATCAGCGTGTTGATGCCGATGAGCTTGCCGTCCGCGTCGACGAGCGCGCCGCCGGAGTTACCGGGGTTGATGGCCGCGTCGGTCTGGATCATGTTCGGGTAGATGGTGGTCTCGCCGGTGCTCTGCCCGTACTGGTCGGTGGAGCTGTCCATGATCTGCGAACGGCTCGTGGCCGACACGATGCCCGTGGCGACGGACTGCTCGAGGCCGAACGGGCTGCCGATGGTCATGACCCACTCGCCGATGATGAGGTCGTCGGAATCGCCGATCTCGATGGGCGTGAGGCCGCTGGCATCCTTGGCCTTGACGACCGCGATGTCGGAGCTGGGATCGCTGCCCACGACGTCGGCTTCGTAGGTTTCGCCTTCGACGGTGACCTCCACCGCGTCGGCGCCTTCGATCACGTGGTAGTTCGTGACGATGTAGCCGTCGGCGGTGAGCACCACGCCGCTGCCGAGCGACGACTGCGTCAGCGTGCCGGTGCTGGAGCCGGAGTTGCCGGAACCGTACATGCCCGACATGCCGGACGATTGATTCGTGTACACGTCGATGGCGGCCACGGAAGGCAGGGCCTTCTGCGCCACGGCCTCGGCCAGCGTCTGGTCGGACTCGGCGTCGGTGGCGTTGATGCTGCCGGAGTTCTGCGAGCCGAGCTGCGTCGAGGACGAGGAGGAACCCGCGTCGCTGCCGCCGGTGCTGGCCTGCCAAATGCCGAAACCGCCCAAGCCGATGGCGCAGGCGACGGCCGCGCCGCAGAAGGCGAGCAGGAACGTCCTGCCGCCGTGCGACTTGTTCTGCACCGTCACCCCGCCCGCCGGATGCTGGGGGTGCTGCGGCTGCTGGTAGTACTGCTGTTGCTGCTGATAATAAGGCTGCTGGCCCGTCGGGGCGGCATGTTGAGCATGCTCGTCGCCCTGCGTCGGCGGCACGGGGCCGTTGCCGGGGGTGCTGCCATGGGTATCGGTCATGTGCTTCACGCTCCTTCGATTCGTGCTGGTCTATGATCGCCAAGCTTTTCTTTTTTGAATGCCGTCACCTTAGCACTCCCCTCCCCCGTTCAAAGACGCTCGAAACCATTTGTCACCTTTGCGACACGGAATTACACCAAATGGTGTACGGAGCGAAACCAACCCGTACACCGCCCAGCGCAGGACCCGGGAAGAGAGGCACCCGACGAGCCTGTTTTCCGAAGAACGTGATTCCCGCGGATGGCGCGGCGCGGTATCATACGAAGCATGTCCAACGATGACGTCAGAGGAGCCGTACATGACCGAATCATCGCACCCTCGCAGCATGGGACAGCGTTTCCAGGCGCTCTATGTTCGGGTGTTGTTGCGGTTGCTGCCGCATCTGATCAACCTGTTCAAGCACGTGTCGCCGAAGATCCGCGCGGAGGTCGACTACCTGGAGCCGGGCTACACGTTCATGCTGTCCGTGAACGGGACGAGTCTGGCGTGCGCGTGCCGGCGCACGGAGTCCGGCGCGTTCAAGCGCGTGCCACCCGACCGGCTGGCCACCGACGTGGAGCCCGGCAGCGGCCTGGCCAGCGCCGACGCGCAGGCCGTCTCCGTCGACTACGTCATCGCGTTCCGCTCGCTGGCCTACGCGTTCAGCTGCTTCTCGGGCGGCACGACGCTCAAAGCCGCCCTCGCCGAGCGCGCGTTCTCCACGCGCGGGCCCAACAACACGGGCGTCTCCCTCACCTATATGTTCACGGCGCTGCTGAAGCTGTTCTTCGGATGGCGCGCCGCGTACCGCACGTCCGCTGCCCGCCCGTCGTCCCCGTCCGCCCCGCGCGCCTGATCGCCGTCCCTGATCGCCTGGAGGAGCATATGCAAGGATTCGAGTTTTCCTGCCCCACGAAAATCGTCTGCGGCGCGCACGCGCTGGACAAGCTGCCCGACGAGGTGGCCGACCGCGGCATGGAGCACCCGCTGGTCATGACCGATGCCGGCCTGGTGAAGCTGGGCGTGGCCGCGAAGCTGACCGACGTGCTCGACGCCGCCGGCGTAGCTTACGAGGTGTTCGACCAGGTGCCGCCCGACTCGTCGATGGACGTGGTGAACGAGGTGGCGCACCTGTTCACGGCACGCGGCTGCGACGGGTTCGTGGCCATCGGCGGCGGCTCGGTCATCGACACGACGAAGGGCGCGGCCGCCTCGCTCGCCTGCGAGGGCGTCGATTTCGCCACGCTGCAGGGCTCCGAGATCCTGCACGCCGACCTGCCGCCGTTCATCGCCGTGCCCACGACGGCCGGCACCGGCAGCGAGGTGACGCTCGTGGCCGTGGTGGCCGACACGAAGAAGCACGCGAAACTGTCGTTCACCTCGTACAAGCTCGTTCCGCACACGGCCATCCTCGACCCCGCGCTCACGTCCTCGCTGCCGCCCAAGTTGACGGCCACCACCGGCATGGACGCGCTCACGCACGCCATCGAGGCGTACACCTCCATCCAGAAGAACCCCGTGTCCGACGCGTTCGCCGTGAAGGCCATCGAGCTCATCGCCGAAAACCTGCCGCTGGCCTGCCGCGACGGGGCGAACGCCGAAGCACGCACGAGCCTGGCGCTGGCCTCGCTCATGGCGGGCGCGGCGTTCTCGAACGCGATGGTGGGCATCGTCCACGCCATCGGCCACTCGCTGGGCGGCCTCTGCCACATCCCGCACGGCCAGGCCATGATGATGCTGCTCCCCCACTGCGTGCGGTTCAACCTGGACCGCGGCATCCACGCCGGAGTGTACGGCCAGCTGTTGGGCGCCCTCACCCCCGCGCGCGCCGCGGCCCTGGGCGCCGATGCCGCGCCGAGCGTGCGCGACGAGGCGTTCGCCGAGCACCTGTTCTCGCTCAACGAGCTGTACCGCGACGGGTACGGCGTGCCGCTCAGGCTGTCCGAGCTGGGCGTGTCGCGCGACGACCTGCCGGCCGTGGCTAAGCAGGCGCGCTACGACGGCGCCGCGCTGTACAACGAGACCGAGATCACGCTGGATGACGCGCTCGCCATCCTCGAGGCCGCCTACTGATCCCGCCCGACCCTGCCGATTCCGAAGGAGCGCCGCATGAGCGTCACCCCCGCACATCCCGCATACGAGAGCGTCGCCGACGTCGAGGCCGCCGCGCAGAAGATGCGCGCGTTCTATCTGACGGGTGCCACGCTCGACGTGGAGTACCGCCGCCAGACCCTCGAGAAGCTCAGGGCGTACCTCAAGGCGAACGAGGAGCGCATCCTGGCCGCGCTGACCGCCGACCTGGGCAAAGCGCCGTTCGAGGGTTACGCCACCGAGCTGGGAATCGTCTACGACGAGATAGCCACGTGCCTCAAGCACCTGAACAGCTGGGCGCGCCCGCGCCGGGTGCCCACCCCCATCGTGCACTTCCATTCCACATCGAAGGTGTACCCCAGCCCGATGGGCGTGGTGCTGGTGCTCAGCCCGTGGAACTATCCCGTGCAGCTGGCCCTCGTGCCGATGGTCGACGCCATCGCCGCCGGCAACTGCGTGGCGCTCAAACCCTCGCGCACGTCGAAGCACACGAGCGAGCTGCTCATCGACATCTTGGCGAACGTGTTCCCACCCGAGTTCGTGTGCGGGTTCCCCGGCTCGGGCGCGATGAACGACTGGCTGCTGGAAGTGCGCTGGGACCAGATCTTCTTTACCGGCAGCCCGAACGTGGGCCGCACCGTCATGGAAGCGGCGGCGAAGCACCTCACGCCCGTAGTGCTGGAGCTGGGCGGCAAAAGCCCCTGCATCGTGGACGAAACAGCCAACGTGAAGCGCGCGGCACAGCGTGTGGCCTGGGGAAAGGGCATCAACTGCGGACAGACCTGCGTGGCGCCCGACTACTTCCTCGTGCACGAGCGCGTGGTGGACGACTTCGTGGAGCAGCTGGACGCATGCTTCCATCGGTATTACGGCGAGGACATCCTCGCCTGCGACGAGTGGCCGCACATGATCTCGCAGCGCCACTTCGAGCGCGTGATGGTGCTCATCGAGCAGCTCAACCCGAACGCCACGGTGGCGTTCGGCGGCCACGGCGACCCCGACACGCTGCGCATCGAGCCCACCTGCCTGCGCGGCGTGACGCTCGACGACCCCGTCATGAACGAGGAGATCTTCGGGCCCGTGCTGCCCGTCCTCACGTACAAGACGCTCGACGAGGCGTTCGCCATCGTGCGCACGTTCGAGAAGCCCTTGGCCACGTACGTGTTCTCGGACGACAAGCACGTGCAGCAACGCGTGATCCGCGAGCTGCCGTTCGGCGGCGCTACCGTCAACGACGTGGTCGTCCACCTCGCGAACAACCACATGGGCTTCGGCGGCGTGGGCAACTCCGGCATGGGCGCCTACCATGGCAAGGTGGGCTTCGACTGCTTCACGCACTACAAGTCCACGCTCGCGAAGGGCACCTGGATCGAGATGCCCATCCGCAACCCCCCGTTCGGCGACAAGATCAAGCTGCTGAGAATGCTGATGCGGTAGACGGACGAGCCGAAGCGATCGAACGAGGCGGGGCGGAGCAATCCGCCCCGCCTCGCATTCGGCACTAGTTCTTCTCGATGGGCACTTGGATCTCGGTGAGCCATTCGGACTCGGGGATGCCGTTCCAGATGCCGTCGAGGTAGCTCTCGCGCGGCAGGTCGGTCGTGCGATAGCCGTTCTGCTCGATCCACTCCATCGCGAACGCGTAGGCGCGCGGCAGGTCGGCGTACGAGCCGCGATGCATGACGGACACCACCGTCGCGGCGGGAACCTCCTCGAACACGATGCCGTCGCTCTCGACCCCGAACGCCTCCACCGCCTCGCTGTACTTCATCGTGATGTCGCGCTCTTTGTACTCGCCATCGAGGTACGTGATGAAGCAGTATTCGGGCGTGGCGCACTTAAGATCGGGGTTCGCCTCCTGCACGGCGCGCCCGATGGCGGGAATGACCTCGAAGTATGCGGAATAGTCGGGTACGGTCATCGTCTTGGAGAACACGATGCAGCTGGGAATGTCCTTGATGGTTGCCTGATAGTCCATGGTAAACCCCTTTTCTTCATCTGAAAGCATGAATGCGATGCGCGCGAGTCGGTCCTCACGCGCGATGAGCTCCCGCTCGATCTCGTCGCGGCGCTGCGTCAGTATGGGACGCGGGTCGGCGCCGCCGATGATGGAGGCCACCTCGTCGATGGTGAGCCCCGCCTGCCTGAGCGATTGGATGCGGTGCAGGTCGGCAAGCTGCTGGGTGGTGTACAGGCGGTACCCCGTCACACCGTCCACCGCCGCCGGACGCAACAGCCCGATGCGGTCGTAATGGTGCAGCGTCTTGATGGTGGTCTTGCCCATCTTCGAGAACTCTCCGATGTAGAACACGTGTCTCACCTCCTTCTCATCGCATTCAACAACCTCCTGCAACAGGAGGGTCAAGGGGTTCTTCGAAATCAGTATCGTCCATGCCGCGCGCATGCGCTCCGTGAAAATGAGGAGGTTTTGCGACGGGTGAAACAATTCGGCGTCGGATGGCGTGTTCGAGGTGAAGGGGTTGCCCACGAGCGTCTTTCAGGTTGTTTTCAACATCGACCGATAAGCTAGAAGCAAGCCGACCCAAGAGAAAGGTGCGAGCATGGCCATCGAACCGCCCCGCAGGCGCACCTCGCGCGTCCGTTGCACCACGTATCGCCGTCGGCTGTTCGCCCGGCAGTTCCTCCCGCGCATGCGCCGCGAGCGCCCGATCTTCAGACGGCGGCGCGGTCGTTGGACCGCCACGCGCCTGTGCTTCTCGGCCGCGACAGTGCTGCTCGTGGGCGTGGTGTCGTTCTCGCTGCTATCCTCCCCTCTGGCGGTTGCCGACATCGATGCCGAGAAACGCGCCACGCAGGACGTGGCCGCCCTGCAAGCGGGCGTCTCCCAGTCTCAGCGCGCCGCCTCCTTCGAGGTGCCCGCGCTCGAACAGTATCCCGAGCTTCCCACCGGCTGCGAGTCCGTCGCGTTGACGAACGCGCTGCTGTCGTTCGGCTTCGAGCTGGAGAAAACCGAGATCGCCGACGCATGGCTGCCCCTCAGCGACAGCGACTTCGTGACGGCGTTCATGGGCGACCCGCACGCGACCGACGGCCACAGCTGCATGGCACCCGCCATCGCCCAGACCGCCACCGCCTACCTCGCCGCGCAAGAATCCACCCTGGAGGCCGTCGACCTCACCGGAGCCTCGCTTGAAGACGTGCTCGACGAAGTGGCCGCCGGGAATCCCGTCATCGCCTGGTGCACGATCGGGCTCGCGGATCCGGGCACCGCCTACCAGGTGGAGCGCGCGGGCGACCGCACGTACCGGTTGTACGCGAACAGCCACTGCGTCGTGGTGAGCGGCTACGATCTGGATGCGGGCGTGGTACTGGTCAGCGACTCGCTTGCCGGCCAGGTGAGCTACGACCTGCAGCAGTTCGCCGCCCGCTACTACGAGCTGGGGGCGCAAGCGGTGGTCATCAAGTAGAGCCCGCGCCTACACGAACCTGATCTCGACCTTCTTGCCGAACCCCCGCGCCAGCTTGCCGATGGTGCGCAGCGTCGGGTTCGCGTTGCCGGTCTGGATGCGGCTGATCACGCGCTGGTTCAGCCCCGACGCCTTCGCAAGCTGCTCCTGCGTCATGCCGGTTTCGTTGCGCGCGTCGATGATGGCGAGCCGCAGCTGGAACTCCGCCTCGTCCTCTTCCCAATACTTCCGGAATTCGGGGTCTTTCAACTCTTCGGCCAAATGCCTCGTGAAATCGTCTTCGTAGTGATCTTCCACGTCCATCACCCTTTCAAGTCCCTAGCTCGATAGTCTTCACGATAGCGTTTCGCTTTTGCGATCTCCCTTCGGGGCGTGCGCTGGGTCTTCTTGACGAACCCGTGCGTCAAAACCGCCACGTCGCCGACGCAGAAGAAGAACAGTATCCGACTGGTATTGTTTCCCATCGTCGTTCGCAACTTGAATATGCCGTCTTCGAGGTGCTTCGATTCCGGCTCGCCTATCAGGTGCCCTTTCGTGCGCAACAGCTCGACCGAGCGCATCGTCTTGCTCTTCAGTTTGCCGTCAAGCGATTTGATGTAGTCTTTCGCGGGCTGACGGCCACTCGGAAGCGCATAGTAATCGACGAGCATCATACTCGCCTCCCTTGCGTATTCAATTTACTACATATATATAGTAAAAAGCAAGCGTCAGGGGTTTGAGGATCAGAAAAAGCAGCCATGCGTCCATCCCTTCTCTCAGCTGCCTACCGTTAAGGAAGGCGACTGTTCCGCAGGTTGCCCTGCGGTTAGGATGAACGTCCAGCCGCTATAGCATCAGTATAACGAACATCGGTTCGGTAGTCAAGAACATTTGTACGATTTCCTGATTCGAGATGGGTGCGCCGTGCGGTCGGCGCGGCACAGGGCGCGTGCGTCCCTCCGCCTCTGCCGCGCCCTAGGAAATGGCATGCGCTTCTCGAAGCGCGGCGATTTCTTCGGCGTAGCCTGACAGCTTGTCGTTGGGGGTTTCCAGGTAGAACGGCAGGTCGCGCAGCTTCGGGTGGTTCGTGACGGCGGCGAGCGCCGCGAACCCGATCTCGCCCTCGCCGATGCGCGCGTGGCGGTCCTTGTGCGAGCCGCGGGCGTTCTGGGAGTCGTTGAGGTGGATGGCGCGCAGGCGGTCGAGGCCGATCACGCGGTCGAACTCCTCCACCACGCCGTCGAGGTCGCCCACGATGTCGTAGCCCGCATCCCACACGTGGCACGTGTCGAGGCACACGCCCACGTGGCTCTCGAGCTCCACCTGCGCGATGATGGCCGCCAGCTCCTCGAACGTCCCGCCGATCTCGCTGCCCTTCCCCGCCATCGTTTCAAGCAGCAACGTGGTGGTCTGCACGGGCAGCAGCGACTGGTTGAGCGCGTCGGCGATCTTCGCGATGGCCTCCTCGTGAGTCTGGCCCACGGCGCTGCCAGGGTGCATGTTGTACAGCTGATGCGGCGTTTCCTCCATGCGGCCGAGATCCTCGGCCAGCACCATGAGCGCGAAATCGCGCGTCTGCTGCTTGTCGGATGCGGGGTTCAGCGTGTAGGGGGCGTGCGCCAGGATGCGCGTGATGCCGTGTTCGGGCGCGTAGACCGCGTACGCCGCCACGTCCTTCGGGTCGATGGCCTTCGCGCGGCCGCCGCGCGGGTTGCGCGTGAAGAACTGGAACGTGGTGGCGTCGATGGACACGGCGTCCTTCGCCATGTGAAGGTAGCCC is a genomic window containing:
- the dxr gene encoding 1-deoxy-D-xylulose-5-phosphate reductoisomerase; protein product: MRRIVVLGSTGSIGTQTLDVVRRHPDKLDVVGLAVNTRADELLAQARAFGVRHLAVGDERLAGEPIADELAAQARSGAQSAASVPSSLAEAVACRNAGGEGSLGFGADAVVDLVRLPEADIVVNALVGAAGLRASYETLAAGKVLALANKESLVVGGDLIMPLAAEPGRLMPIDSEHGAIYQCLLGEDPREVSRLWVTASGGPFRGRTRADLADITPAQALAHPTWNMGAKISIDSSTLMNKGLEVIEAHHLFSMPYDRISVVVQPQSAIHSMVEYSDGSVKAHLGTTDMRIPIQFALSYPERWDAPVEPLDFTKLGSLEFAAPDTDTFRCLALARAAGERGGTLPCVMNAANEVAVAAFLAEEGSYLGIAQCVEAVMDAHERDGVQHVESLGQLEELDAWARAEARRQIVQ
- a CDS encoding phosphatidate cytidylyltransferase → MASRPDEQVEAGDDRKRTGRIKDFAYEKTPKKLKNATDLQVRFRTGFVYVALSVLCILISDWTTVAFLVVTAGITAGEFYYMLRSDAKLPNEMLGIIAAMLYPLSVFLLGLNGALFVSLALLLALIVWYVFWMRARVPDVGVSFFGAAYCGMLLSGLVVIRTALPQPWGGVLALGIFFSVWANDSFAYLVGSKIGKHKLAPRTSPKKSWEGFIAGLVGSAAFWCLMTLIPGVTMSIPQALMFGLISGLMGVLGDLAESRIKRNSGFKDSGTIMPGHGGLLDRCDSLFLVAVTSAILLLGFGCIPFPVPLL
- a CDS encoding isoprenyl transferase; the encoded protein is MNKSLDYIFPNPPADLDPTRLDPAAVPQHVAVIMDGNGRWAKERGKNRLFGHKAGIEAVRETIRCASDVGVRYLTIYSFSSENWKRPQDEVIGLMNLFATTMLAEVDGLHEEGVRVMTIGRTDELPKKTRDAFAKAWEKTKDNDGMTLVVAVNYGGRVELLDAMQSYMDGAHAALREGRAPEPLSEETLARHLYTADIPDPDLLIRTSGEMRVSNFLLWQIAYSEFVCTETLWPDFDRYELLRALLEFQSRDRRFGAVK
- the frr gene encoding ribosome recycling factor produces the protein MSIDDSMLQAEERMDKALASLGEAFASVRTGRANAMVLDRIRVDYYGVPTPVNQMAGVKTPDAHMLVIEPWDKGVLGAIEHAIMQSDLGVTPSNDGSVIRLPFPALTEERRRELVKQCKTYAEEARVAVRNARRDANAAIERAVKEESLPEDDERRGQAEVQKLTDKYIADIDEAFKKKEAEVMEI
- the pyrH gene encoding UMP kinase, with product MSEGYRYDRVLLKLSGEALAGDVGYGIDPKVVDDLADQIAEIVRSGVQMAVVVGGGNIFRGLAGSAEGMDRAQADYIGMLATVMNALALQDAFERHGIFSRVQSAINMQEVSEPYIRRRAIRHMEKGRVVILAAGTGNPYFTTDTTAALRACELDVDVLMKATKVDGVYDSDPKKNPDAQRFDRISYMDVLSRGLNVMDSTATSLCMDNDVPMIVFDLTVKGNISRALKGEDVGTTVESR
- a CDS encoding S1C family serine protease — translated: MTDTHGSTPGNGPVPPTQGDEHAQHAAPTGQQPYYQQQQQYYQQPQHPQHPAGGVTVQNKSHGGRTFLLAFCGAAVACAIGLGGFGIWQASTGGSDAGSSSSSTQLGSQNSGSINATDAESDQTLAEAVAQKALPSVAAIDVYTNQSSGMSGMYGSGNSGSSTGTLTQSSLGSGVVLTADGYIVTNYHVIEGADAVEVTVEGETYEADVVGSDPSSDIAVVKAKDASGLTPIEIGDSDDLIIGEWVMTIGSPFGLEQSVATGIVSATSRSQIMDSSTDQYGQSTGETTIYPNMIQTDAAINPGNSGGALVDADGKLIGINTLITSYSGNYSGVGFAIPVNYAVNLAQQIIDGKTPTHAQLGVSLSTVNAQNAQRYGLSVDSGAYVAAVSEGSGAAEAGLKEGDIITKFDGENVESASDLMLDVRSKNPGDKVTLEVNSNGETKQVEVTLGSDESTQSASTQQNNAQESMLERLFGGGSSSSQQDAA
- a CDS encoding D-alanyl-D-alanine carboxypeptidase, which gives rise to MTESSHPRSMGQRFQALYVRVLLRLLPHLINLFKHVSPKIRAEVDYLEPGYTFMLSVNGTSLACACRRTESGAFKRVPPDRLATDVEPGSGLASADAQAVSVDYVIAFRSLAYAFSCFSGGTTLKAALAERAFSTRGPNNTGVSLTYMFTALLKLFFGWRAAYRTSAARPSSPSAPRA